In Microtus pennsylvanicus isolate mMicPen1 chromosome 17, mMicPen1.hap1, whole genome shotgun sequence, one genomic interval encodes:
- the Zdbf2 gene encoding DBF4-type zinc finger-containing protein 2 — MAVTHLEYPLLLLQHLLSAQHRDLTRQSRRRTTADDSLMERFMQDVLDHHPDNYQDNSSAPNEAAAAPPPPAAAAAAAAESPEVIVLDDSDEKEDDGEESSGEMLSEDSESVEEIECRPGTSQECAEVPVRPSVIQRLERGQQQSLELAHRVESAVKTVNAVGGVQATTRGEELVRPPVICNAPASSLPRGSVERPVAANSVPRLALAVASDSFPACDTENLDTYFDSPDQGSSSSQSRPKEKDPKKKPLSINLDKLLAQRDLRAKGASFSPVVRVRELTGAELCSLRVESSSESGAGAARNLSETDTPSDAAREGAIPKRREASRSNVVHPQEEATLVLNRPSLLRQTCSVSSEVQLDRGSLQPVPGHFQAAVNDLSHLEEEEEEEEEEEEVDLEYESYESGGSDMSFDCASSCQSPSSLSELSPIEINESEEAQADVQPSDETPTVSGAASGNGSSSRQGHTNRSQVIAQNTRLIRLVDESYESSGSEVNFDGEDSLPSTSRGPPLLAAANLPTQMAVRLVDSYGSGSSELWEDSGSSADEIPAAAGQQQPLQATHAHLVDENYGSSSFSSDSDAAPQMPAQERSPRGRDAQQQDERQPSSAGARPERDEPQREAEELSVPSQSTSRGDMNCESHGPEMGFLADAQLEADQSPVNPEDIDVDLEDQSVHSGISNLSFDSHASYQSANDEPQGAWDEVNLDELNADMDAKSYAYSSSELTFDSDSPLLSATEHSLLDAEGLNEDDFDLDEESCVSSSSDITFDSDIPDDSVADQLRVAVYEEEPVDLENKSYESCVSEITYDSDIPLHSGNDHPEVIIQEEESAPLEGKDDNPSGSEICLDSNTNSNTKKTNSPKEEQVHIQQKENEPTDSELSFNCDTPHSKPGRSEDSMTVRVSETGLDSRTPFQSVIRKGEVTVENVCPQQETHAQLPSQSAESHSEINSASSASHPVAEPYVGKKAKRKTKHLEDVKSDDEYSDCQPAAWKGDHVDSKDESTEPRGTGGNLSATGYLDSAISQPQLAVNENHVEPEDTDSRPGDSEADADSAGHFDSLSQEDDVMTKMNEWKEEAKVLEKKISELIYSKLIHDSTASFPSAMDQLELALKQINLDSTDQMSLENNSQDASSATNLDSDVSVQSIAEPPETAVLEPEHTELEGRNHGSRDSEVSCDPSYSVQPEADQHSDSHENRGQMEKDDLEGEGDEVQGFGVTSASSVPQSLAGQTEVEVVEEISCWEDCGDLEDNTVESSEKINFHPDEPLQSVRNTAQESVQEINLLRGQVSPHDSDCEPCISAVVPISNVIFCSVIQKPRHLPETSIDPCDGPEMGADPSDPCQSVAGCLQKPVQEMNLKEDRIYLEDKSYKLVDLEPTYYPDDPVQCVTAPSVDSVSVREVDVQTENQNDVENEAFQPYCSEAVCRSASHLQSDVGPPPVFCREVDPERNELVTAGSSEPCEPAVLYDSDVSFQIVVNQPQTSDGEAESPQVVLLNVVPSDSDCDREVISDSNISLQLETNDTNTDSAGPAAMGRSYCRFCRCYYEASQSATNQSKESFRIINRNNDYIILGDPTCPTCGHELSFTADYSDQPSTSQCHVSDRVCAAPEEQSPQPHCSSRSCSLEDTTRPVICQPPEPAQGPSFWEVPRNVAFRDRSWAPSSFAARHAARAVSVIRPTTVKHIPLKIPDADPEPERRRADGPDPDPDQPQPAKKSRDLKKVTFDMRVTKYEYLPYPWYPEEYAQAYAEEYAREYAQVYAEGYAREYAQVYAQGFAQGYAQEYAEGYAQRYAQAYAQEYAQRYAQAYAQEYAQAYAQAYAREFAREYAQGFAGGNAQEYAQEPAQAHAGGNAQENAEGNAQAPAQENALGNAQAPAQGHVEGNAQAPAQEHAEGNAQAPAQEHAEGNAQAPAQEHAEGNAQAPAQEHVEGNAQEYAQEHAQGNAQEPAQEHAQGNAQEPAQEPAQGNAEENAQEYAQEHAEEHAEENAQEYAQEHAEEHAEEHAEGDPNELVHEASPQVPPPFVEETQSQVSGDEAETHTQDFHGHLYGYGCPETERGAASVHAASVHAASVHSEGDAGDAEDKPSCAPAEGRSVASQNRVEGVRPGTQGSPGKKRKMAGQEGELPRKKHFYYDSQKKEKASSGSSESPAAPTAPVQPNSLVCIFSSLCMTEGQSLSQPKAKPGSDGASQAAPSRPPTTTVINAPQNPTGPDGDTAEKAGGDPGLSGASASASASASTSASTSRPSVPSASIMAAPKKRTIQRFLEDQSASAEKPAVGAAETPNANTQQTRLNRDSAKMFLKSIKKELLDSKNQKKFWKKKMAATHLKMCLLKNAYKTVVLRKKSKLASEKLAMWIQLKANDILRKYGNRGPGVRRNRQSKTVLIRKQLRKKKMVARKIKEAKKAAEEARSRLSLPISPAVPEEPQPSTAAGPAELPASLPEAAERKRYRRKYYRRKKLLPVREYDLRSSSSASCSDRMVTRLASKSKQ; from the exons ATGGCGGTCACTCATTTAGAATACCCACTGCTTCTCTTGCAGCACTTGCTTAGTGCCCAGCACAGAGACCTGACCAGACAGAGTCGGCGTCGCACGACTGCCGACGACAGTTTGATGGAACGCTTCATGCAGGATGTGCTGGACCACCACCCAGACAACTACCAAGACAACAG CTCTGCACCAAATgaggcagcagcagcaccaccaccaccagcagcagcagcagcagcagcagctgagtcACCGGAAGTGATTGTTTTGGATGATTCGGATGAAAAGGAGGACGACGGTGAAGAGAGCAGCGGAGAGATGCTCTCCGAGGATTCGGAGTCTGTGGAAGAGATAGAGTGTAGGCCTGGCACTTCTCAGGAATGTGCAGAGGTTCCAGTTCGACCATCGGTTATTCAAAGGCTGGAGCGGGGGCAGCAGCAGTCCTTGGAGTTGGCTCATAGGGTTGAGAGTGCTGTGAAAACAGTTAATGCAGTTGGTGGTGTTCAGGCTACAACTAGAGGAGAAGAGTTAGTGCGTCCCCCAGTGATTTGTAATGCTCCTGCCAGCTCTTTGCCTAGAGGCTCTGTCGAGAGACCAGTTGCGGCTAACAGTGTTCCTCGGTTAGCACTGGCAGTGGCTTCAGATTCCTTTCCAGCTTGTGACACAGAGAATCTTGACACATACTTTGACTCCCCAGATCAGGGCTCTAGCAGTTCTCAGTCTCGACCCAAAGAAAAAGATCCAAAAAAGAAACCTTTAAGTATTAATTTAGACAAATTGCTTGCACAGAGAGATCTCAGAGCTAAGGGTGCGTCTTTTTCCCCTGTTGTACGAGTGCGTGAGCTAACAGGTGCCGAGCTTTGTTCTCTAAGAGTTGAGTCGTCTTCTGAGTCAGGGGCAGGCGCAGCAAGAAACCTCAGTGAGACTGACACACCCTCAGATGCAGCCCGTGAAGGTGCCATTCCAAAGCGTCGTGAGGCATCTCGTTCAAATGTAGTTCATCCCCAAGAAGAAGCAACTTTGGTTCTTAACAGGCCATCACTTCTGAGACAAACGTGCTCGGTGAGTTCTGAAGTGCAGCTCGATCGTGGCTCTCTTCAGCCAGTACCTGGTCATTTCCAAGCTGCCGTAAATGACTTAAGTcatttggaggaagaggaagaagaggaggaggaggaggaggaggttgaCCTAGAGTATGAGAGCTATGAGTCTGGAGGTTCTGACATGAGTTTCGATTGTGCGTCCTCTTGCCAGTCACCGAGTTCGCTGTCTGAACTGAGCCCTATTGAAATAAACGAATCAGAAGAAGCGCAGGCTGATGTCCAGCCTAGCGATGAAACACCTACTGTTTCCGGAGCAGCTTCCGGTAATGGCAGCAGTTCCCGTCAGGGGCATACCAACCGTTCTCAAGTGATTGCACAGAACACACGGCTCATCCGTTTGGTTGATGAAAGCTACGAGTCTAGCGGCTCTGAAGTGAATTTCGATGGCGAGGACTCTCTTCCGTCTACCAGTCGCGGTCCCCCACTGCTGGCTGCAGCAAACCTTCCTACACAGATGGCTGTCCGCTTGGTAGACAGCTATGGAAGCGGCAGCTCTGAACTATGGGAGGATTCTGGGTCCTCAGCTGATGAGATTCCAGCAGCAGCGGGACAACAACAACCTCTGCAGGCCACCCATGCCCACCTGGTCGATGAGAACTACGGGTCAAGTAGCTTCAGTTCTGATAGTGATGCGGCTCCCCAAATGCCTGCTCAAGAAAGAAGCCCGAGAGGCAGAGATGCCCAACAGCAAGATGAACGCCAACCCAGCAGTGCTGGTGCACGTCCTGAGCGTGATGAGCcccagagagaagcagaagaacTCAGTGTTCCCAGCCAGAGTACCAGCCGTGGAGATATGAACTGTGAGTCTCATGGTCCTGAAATGGGTTTTCTTGCTGATGCTCAATTAGAGGCTGACCAATCTCCAGTAAACCCTGAGGACATAGATGTTGACCTAGAGGATCAGAGTGTTCACTCTGGCATTTCTAATCTAAGTTTTGATTCCCATGCTTCTTATCAGTCAGCTAATGATGAACCTCAAGGGGCTTGGGATGAAGTAAATCTTGATGAGTTAAATGCTGACATGGACGCTAAGAGCTATGCCTACTCCAGTTCTGAGTTGACATTTGATTCCGATTCCCCTCTTCTGTCAGCTACTGAGCATTCTCTGCTGGATGCTGAAGGACTGAACGAAGATGACTTTGACCTGGACGAAGAGAGCTGTGTGTCAAGTAGCTCTGACATAACTTTTGATTCCGACATTCCCGATGACTCAGTAGCTGACCAACTTCGAGTAGCTGTTTATGAGGAGGAACCTGTTGATCTGGAAAATAAGAGTTATGAATCTTGTGTTTCTGAAATAACATATGATTCTGATATTCCTCTTCATTCAGGAAACGATCACCCTGAAGTAATCATTCAGGAAGAAGAAAGCGCTCCCTTAGAGGGGAAGGATGACAACCCCAGTGGTTCTGAGATATGTTTGGATTCTAATACTAATTCTAATACTAAAAAGACAAATTCTCCTAAAGAAGAGCAGGTACACatacaacaaaaggaaaatgagcCTACTGATTCTGAACTAAGTTTCAATTGCGATACTCCTCACTCAAAGCCTGGACGTTCTGAAGATTCCATGACAGTTCGTGTTTCTGAAACAGGACTTGATTCTCGTACCCCCTTTCAGTCAGTCATTCGCAAAGGTGAAGTAACTGTCGAAAATGTATGCCCTCAGCAAGAGACACATGCTCAGTTGCCAAGTCAAAGTGCAGAATCTCATTCTGAAATCAACTCCgcttcttctgcttctcatcCAGTGGCAGAACCTTATGTAGGGAAGAAAGCCAAGAGAAAGACGAAGCATCTGGAGGACGTCAAGAGTGACGATGAGTACAGCGACTGTCAGCCAGCTGCTTGGAAAGGGGACCATGTTGACTCAAAAGATGAAAGTACTGAGCCTAGAGGAACTGGAGGAAATCTCAGTGCTACTGGTTATCTTGATTCAGCCATCAGCCAACCTCAGCTAGCTGTGAACGAAAACCATGTTGAAccagaagacacagacagcagACCCGGTGATTCTGAAGCAGATGCTGATTCTGCCGGCCACTTTGACTCACTGTCTCAAGAGGATGATGTGATGACAAAGATGAACGAGTGGAAAGAAGAGGCAAAGGTTCTCGAAAAGAAGATCAGTGAACTTATCTATTCAAAACTAATACATGATTCCActgcctcttttccttctgcaaTGGATCAACTTGAACTAGctcttaaacaaataaatcttgatAGTACCGATCAAATGTCCTTGGAAAACAACAGCCAGGATGCCAGTTCTGCAACAAACTTGGATTCGGATGTCTCCGTTCAGTCAATAGCTGAGCCACCGGAAACAGCTGTTTTGGagcctgaacacactgaacttgaagGTAGGAATCACGGGTCTCGTGATTCTGAAGTAAGCTGCGATCCTAGCTACTCTGTCCAGCCGGAGGCTGATCAGCACAGTGACAGCCATGAAAACAGAGGTCAGATGGAGAAAGATGACCTGGAAGGTGAGGGGGATGAAGTGCAGGGTTTTGGAGTCACAAGTGCTTCCAGTGTCCCTCAGTCATTGGCTGGCCAAACTGAAGTTGAAGTAGTTGAGGAGATCAGCTGCTGGGAAGACTGCGGTGATTTGGAAGATAACACTGTTGAATCTAGTGAAAAAATAAACTTCCATCCTGACGAACCGCTCCAGTCTGTGCGCAATACAGCTCAAGAGTCTGTTCAAGAAATAAATTTACTGAGGGGACAGGTTAGTCCGCATGATAGTGACTGTGAGCCCTGCATCTCTGCAGTAGTGCCCATTTCAAATGTCATTTTTTGCTCAGTAATTCAGAAGCCACGACATTTGCCTGAAACGAGCATTGATCCCTGTGATGGTCCTGAAATGGGTGCTGATCCCAGTGATCCTTGTCAGTCAGTAGCAGGCTGTCTTCAAAAACCTGTCCAGGAAATGAATCTGAAGGAAGACCGTATTTACCTGGAAGATAAGAGCTACAAGCTCGTTGATTTAGAACCAACTTACTACCCTGATGATCCTGTTCAGTGTGTGACAGCTCCATCTGTGGACAGTGTGTCTGTCAGAGAAGTAGACGTGCAAACAGAGAATCAGAATGATGTAGAAAATGAGGCCTTTCAGCCATATTGTTCTGAAGCAGTGTGCCGTTCCGCTTCTCATCTGCAGTCCGACGTTGGCCCACCTCCAGTGTTTTGCAGAGAAGTAGACCCCGAGAGGAATGAGCTTGTCACAGCGGGGTCCAGCGAGCCTTGCGAGCCTGCAGTGCTGTACGATTCTGATGTGTCTTTTCAGATAGTAGTTAACCAGCCTCAAACGTCCGACGGAGAAGCAGAATCCCCACAGGTGGTGCTGTTGAATGTTGTGCCCAGTGACAGTGATTGTGACCGGGAAGTCATTTCTGATTCAAATATTTCTCTTCAGCTAGAAACCAATGATACAAATACAGATTCTGCTGGGCCTGCAGCAATGGGAAGGTCCTACTGTAGATTCTGCCGTTGTTATTATGAAGCCTCTCAGTCAGCGACAAATCAATCCAAGGAAAGTTTCAGAATAATAAATCGGAACAACGACTACATTATTCTGGGAGATCCCACTTGCCCGACTTGTGGTCATGAACTCAGTTTCACTGCTGATTACTCTGATCAGCCCTCTACCAGCCAGTGCCACGTGTCTGACCGTGTCTGTGCTGCCCCAGAGGAGCAGAGCCCCCAGCCTCACTGCTCTAGCAGAAGCTGCAGTCTGGAAGATACGACTCGGCCAGTGATTTGCCAGCCGCCGGAACCAGCCCAAGGCCCCAGTTTTTGGGAAGTTCCAAGAAATGTTGCCTTTCGAGACAGGAGCTGGGCACCAAGCAGTTTTGCAGCTCGGCATGCCGCCCGTGCTGTGTCGGTGATCCGCCCGACCACTGTGAAGCACATCCCTTTGAAGATACCAGATGCAGATCCAGAACCCGAGCGTCGTCGGGCTGATGGACCTGACCCGGACCCTGACCAACCTCAGCCTGCTAAGAAAAGCCGCGACCTTAAGAAGGTAACTTTTGACATGAGAGTAACCAAGTACGAATATCTACCATATCCTTGGTACCCAGAAGAGTATGCGCAAGCGTATGCAGAAGAGTATGCACGCGAGTATGCGCAAGTGTATGCAGAAGGGTATGCACGAGAGTATGCACAAGTGTATGCACAAGGGTTTGCACAAGGGTATGCACAAGAGTATGCTGAGGGGTATGCACAAAGGTATGCACAAGCGTATGCACAAGAGTATGCACAAAGGTATGCACAAGCATATGCACAAGAGTATGCACAAGCGTATGCACAAGCGTATGCACGAGAGTTTGCACGAGAGTATGCACAGGGGTTTGCAGGAGGGAATGCACAGGAGTATGCACAAGAGCCTGCACAGGCACATGCAGGAGGGAATGCTCAGGAGAATGCAGAAGGGAATGCACAGGCGCCTGCACAGGAGAATGCATTAGGGAATGCACAGGCGCCTGCACAGGGACATGTAGAAGGGAATGCACAGGCGCCTGCACAGGAACATGCAGAAGGGAATGCACAGGCGCCTGCACAGGAACATGCAGAAGGGAATGCACAGGCGCCTGCACAGGAACATGCAGAAGGGAATGCACAGGCGCCTGCACAGGAACATGTAGAAGGGAATGCTCAGGAGTATGCACAGGAACATGCACAAGGGAATGCACAGGAGCCTGCACAGGAACATGCACAAGGGAATGCACAGGAGCCTGCACAGGAACCTGCACAAGGGAATGCAGAGGAGAATGCACAAGAGTATGCACAGGAGCATGCAGAGGAGCATGCAGAGGAGAATGCACAAGAGTATGCACAGGAGCATGCAGAGGAGCATGCAGAAGAACACGCAGAAGGGGATCCTAATGAACTGGTTCATGAAGCCTCACCTCAAGTCCCTCcgccatttgttgaagaaactCAGTCTCAGGTGAGCGGAGATGAGgcggaaacacacacacaagactttcACGGTCATCTCTACGGTTACGGTTGCCCCGAGACCGAGAGGGGCGCCGCATCGGTTCACGCCGCATCGGTTCACGCCGCATCGGTGCACAGTGAAGGTGACGCTGGAGACGCCGAGGACAAACCGTCCTGTGCCCCCGCGGAGGGCCGCAGTGTGGCTTCTCAGAACCGGGTGGAAGGAGTCAGGCCTGGAACCCAAGGAAgtcctgggaagaaaagaaagatggccGGACAAGAGGGAGAGTTGCCGAGAAAGAAGCATTTCTACTATGACagccagaaaaaggaaaaagcctcAAGCGGGAGCAGCGAGTCGCCTGCAGCCCCGACGGCGCCCGTGCAGCCCAATTCCTTGGTCtgcattttctcctctctgtgtaTGACGGAAGGTCAGTCTCTGAGTCAACCTAAGGCGAAGCCTGGCAGCGACGGGGCCTCGCAAGCCGCTCCCAGCCGACCACCTACGACAACCGTGATTAATGCTCCGCAGAACCCGACGGGACCGGACGGTGACACAGCTGAGAAAGCTGGCGGGGACCCCGGTCTGAGCGGCGCCAGCGCCAGCGCCAGCGCCAGCGCCAGCACCAGCGCCAGCACCAGCAGGCCGAGCGTGCCTTCGGCATCCATCATGGCAGCGCCCAAGAAAAGAACGATTCAAAGGTTCCTCGAGGATCAGTCTGCATCTGCAGAAAAGCCGGCTGTGGGCGCTGCTGAAACTCCCAATGCTAATACCCAGCAGACTCGCTTGAATCGTGACAGTGCCAAAATGTTTCTCAAATCAATCAAAAAGGAGCTTTTGGAcagtaaaaatcaaaagaaattttGGAAAAAGAAGATGGCAGCTACACATCTCAAAATGTGTTTACTCAAAAATGCTTACAAAACAGTGGTTCTCCGGAAAAAATCAAAACTAGCTTCAGAAAAACTGGCTATGTGGATTCAGCTGAAAGCGAACGATATCCTTAGGAAGTACGGTAACAGAGGCCCTGGTGTGCGCAGGAACCGTCAGTCAAAGACTGTTCTTATTCGAAAGCagctgaggaagaagaagatggtCGCCAGGAAGATAAAGGAGGCCAAGAAAGCAGCCGAAGAAGCGCGCTCCCGGCTGAGCCTCCCCATCAGCCCCGCTGTGCCTGAAGAGCCCCAGCCAAGCACCGCTGCAGGGCCCGCTGAGCTGCCTGCCAGTCTTCCCGAGGCTGCAGAAAGAAAGCGCTACCGGAGAAAGTACTACCGCAGAAAGAAGCTTCTTCCTGTGAGAGAGTATGACCTGAGAAGCTCAAGTTCCGCCTCCTGCTCCGACAGGATGGTGACGCGGCTTGCAAGCAAGTCGAAGCAGTGA